A window from Drosophila yakuba strain Tai18E2 chromosome 3L, Prin_Dyak_Tai18E2_2.1, whole genome shotgun sequence encodes these proteins:
- the LOC6534458 gene encoding glycoprotein 3-alpha-L-fucosyltransferase A: MRRPKISLKKYFYLTLICALLLIFGFSLKEREIWKTLSPRSSQISTQQQQHQHLHQLQSMDEEHLMATSSTPPSVAATLLPEMADNLVEQPEQAVLEEEENEADRMQEPPAEKAWFFKNGEYYPKPARTYSNRKARKRHAPRLLPHQDPYSDRIINQLMYVPHNYEEIKSSGKLKTILVYNGLGPWNVKKGRDVFLKAKCPVDTCELTANRDLAATADMILYKDHYIPTGIRRPSNSKQVSMLYYLECPYHTQNVKVPDAINWTATYRRDSTIVAPYEKWQYYDTKVQQQEQDINYSVNKTKKVAWFVSNCGARNGRLQYAHELQKYIEVDIYGACGNFKCSRSTADKCFEILDNDYKFYLAFENSNCKDYITEKFFVNALNRRVLPIVMGARPEDYEVSAPRRSYIHVDEFSSPKELAEYLHILDHDDELYNSYFKWKGTGEFINTYYWCRVCATLHNEEQLRKPRWYTDVNDWWRGPGVCTTRSWRNFKARKDVISDSSDD; this comes from the exons ATGCGGCGTCCGAAGATTTCCCTCAAGAAGTACTTCTACCTTACACTGATCTGCGCCCTCCTCCTCATATTCGGTTTCAGTCTCAA AGAGCGCGAAATATGGAAGACGCTGAGTCCACGATCGTCACAGATAAGcacacagcaacagcagcaccagcatcTGCATCAACTACAGTCCATGGACGAGGAGCACCTGATGGCCACCAGTTCCACTCCCCCGTCAGTTGCGGCCACCCTACTGCCCGAAATGGCGGATAATCTCGTCGAGCAGCCGGAACAGGCGGttctggaggaggaggaaaacGAGGCGGATCGCATGCAAGAGCCGCCGGCGGAAAAAGCCTGGTTCTTCAAGAACGGAGAGTACTATCCAAAACCGGCCAGGACTTACAGCAATCGCAAGGCCAGGAAGCGACATGCCCCACGACTGCTGCCCCATCAGGATCCCTATTCCGATCGCATTATCAACCAGCTCATGTACGTGCCGCACAACTATGAGGAGATCAAGTCCAGCGGCAAGCTGAAGACCATCCTCGTCTACAATGGATTGGGTCCGTGGAACGTAAAGAAGGGTCGCGACGTCTTCCTGAAAGCCAAGTGTCCCGTGGACACCTGCGAACTGACTGCCAATCGCGATCTGGCCGCCACGGCCGATATGATCCTCTACAAGGATCACTACATCCCCACGGGCATTCGGCGGCCCAGCAACTCCAAGCAGGTCTCCATGCTCTACTACCTGGAGTGCCCGTACCACACGCAGAATGTCAAGGTGCCCGATGCCATCAACTGGACGGCCACCTACAG GCGGGACAGCACAATTGTAGCCCCCTACGAAAAGTGGCAGTACTACGACACAaaggtgcagcagcaggagcaggataTCAACTACTCCGTCAACAAGACCAAGAAAGTGGCCTGGTTTGTGTCCAACTGTGGAGCGAGGAATGGCCGGCTCCAGTACGCCCATGAACTGCAGAAATATATCGAG GTTGACATCTATGGGGCGTGTGGCAACTTCAAGTGCTCCCGCAGCACGGCGGACAAGTGCTTCGAGATCCTGGACAACGACTACAAGTTCTACCTGGCGTTCGAGAACTCCAACTGCAAGGACTACATCACGGAGAAGTTCTTCGTGAACGCGCTGAACAGGAGGGTTCTGCCCATCGTCATGGGCGCCCGGCCAGAGGACTACGAGGTGAGTGCACCGCGCAGGTCCTACATCCACGTGGACGAGTTCTCCTCGCCCAAGGAGCTGGCCGAGTATCTGCACATCCTGGATCACGACGACGAGCTCTACAACTCGTACTTCAAGTGGAAGGGCACCGGGGAGTTCATCAACACGTACTACTGGTGTCGCGTGTGTGCCACGCTCCATAACGAGGAGCAACTGAGGAAGCCCCGCTGGTACACGGATGTCAACGACTGGTGGCGGGGACCCGGAGTCTGCACGACGAGATCCTGGCGCAACTTCAAGGCACGCAAGGACGTCATCAGCGACTCCAGCGACGACTGA
- the LOC6534459 gene encoding probable DNA mismatch repair protein Msh6 → MSKKLNTSVGGTPTNTLFNYFSKSPAVDKKKLNPSAKTDPKESTTEKENLQNQQLKVKDAKKEDSKPAAKRKLPISDDETGNGQRKRKRIVQPESESEPEMEETKSEDDFSDCASDYEPDDNEASDDSGSSGEEEVSPSENDMSVDSPTPKKSRKKSKILNNNNNNEPTSKKVKLESPIQLAEGSTFQEKLKNLQSNAKKDASYDDIVTTTSNLDEPVVWPHQKLEFLQPDKIMDKQKRRPDHPDYDKSTLHVPENFLNGLSPGVRQWWVLKSSNYDCVLFFKVGKFYELYHMDADVGVNELGFTYMRGEFAHSGFPEISFDKMSTILIDRGFKVARVEQTETPDMMTERCKRIKATKFDKVVAREICQITNRGTQVFGSQCKIGPNHQPNYMLAIVEQDEGTWSRYGVCFIDTSIGDFHLGEFEDDKNCSRLLTLLSHHMPVLLLNEKSALSQRSQQIVRTVLGGILKEQVPGNGNQACSAEKTLKLLAERYYAGNGADDNWPLVLRTMQSDMDHLGLTPNDNYKLALKALGQCIFFIHKCKLEPKVLPMARYQLYVPPDQLEDAKPAVASTLRRSHMVLDATTLSNLRIIGEEHSLLSTLDHCCTKFGKRLLHHWLCAPSCDVAVIKERQDAIGELMRMTSELQEVRALLAPMPDLERNLAQIHLFGNKRIKQMDHPDSRAILFEEKIYNKQKLLGFMAVLKGFNALTKLPTMFHQCETALLRRITQLPESEGTFPDLSKELQYFATAFDHDAAAKTGVIAPQAGMDAEYDAAMDSIGEIEKRLKSYLEEQERHFGCRITYFGSDKKRYQLDVPESHASKANKSYSLEGQTKGKKPCRRYTTAETRALLKDMQHAEETRNTVLKDLARRLFEKFSNYYDQWKQCIDCVANLDVLCSLAEYAGQQMVICVPELVSGTEQPFIQLEEGYHPCVNASTYIPNGLELGTASEAPLSLLTGPNMGGKSTLMREVGLLVIMAQIGAHIPATTCRLSLVDRIFTRLGAQDDILAGHSTFLVELNETSLILKHATCHSLVLLDELGRGTATYDGTAIAASVVNFLANLKCRTLFSTHYHNLIDFFHDDKRITLGHMACMVENEDNADPTQETVTFLYKYTAGACPKSYGFNAAKLAGMPQGIIKRAYELSKKVEAIALQRKITTKIVAATAGNEDSKKEKLTALKDLLKQLKMCQV, encoded by the exons ATGTCCAAGAAGTTGAACACCAGCGTGGGCGGAACGCCCACAAACACGctatttaattacttttccAAATCGCCGGCTGTCGACAAAAAGAAATTGAATCCCAGCGCGAAAACGGATCCGAAAGAATCCACGACCGAAAAGGAGAATCTCCAGAACCAGCAGCTGAAGGTAAAGGATGCAAAGAAAGAGGATTCCAAGCCGGCTGCCAAGAGGAAGTTGCCCATTTCCGACGATGAGACAGGCAATGGGCAACGCAAGCGGAAGCGCATCGTTCAGCCGGAATCGGAAAGTGAACCGGAAATGGAGGAGACCAAGTCGGAGGACGACTTCTCCGATTGCGCCTCCGACTATGAGCCGGATGATAATGAAGCCAGCGATGAtagcggcagcagcggcgagGAGGAGGTGTCGCCCAGCGAGAACGACATGTCAGTGGACAGTCCGACTCCGAAAAAATCGCGCAAAAAGTCAAAGATcctgaacaacaacaataacaatgagCCAACGAGCAAGAAGGTCAAGCTAGAGTCACCCATCCAGCTGGCCGAGGGTTCAACCTTTCAGGAGAAGCTGAAGAACCTGCAGAGCAATGCCAAGAAGGATGCTTCCTACGATGATATCGTTACCACCACGTCCAATCTGGATGAGCCCGTTGTTTGGCCGCACCAGAAACTGGAGTTCCTCCAGCCGGACAAGATCatggacaaacaaaaaaggcgTCCAGATCATCCGGACTACGATAAGAGCACCCTGCACGTGCCGGAGAACTTCCTCAATGGACTGTCGCCAGGAGTTCGACAATGGTGGGTACTTAAGTCGTCCAACTACGACTGCGTCTTGTTTTTCAAGGTGGGCAAGTTCTATGAACTGTATCACATGGATGCGGATGTGGGCGTCAACGAGCTGGGCTTCACTTACATGCGCGGCGAGTTTGCTCACTCGGGTTTCCCGGAGATATCCTTCGACAAGATGTCCACCATCCTCATAGACAGGGGCTTCAAG GTGGCTCGCGTGGAGCAAACGGAAACCCCAGATATGATGACGGAGCGCTGCAAGCGGATCAAGGCCACCAAGTTCGACAAAGTGGTGGCCCGCGAGATCTGCCAGATTACCAATCGTGGCACCCAGGTCTTCGGCTCACAGTGCAAGATCGGACCGAATCATCAGCCCAACTATATGCTGGCCATAGTGGAGCAGGATGAGGGAACTTGGAGCCGGTACGGAGTGTGCTTCATAGACACCTCCATTGGGGACTTTCATTTGGGCGAGTTCGAAGACGACAAGAACTGTTCCCGCCTGCTCACCCTCTTGTCACATCATATGCCCGTGCTG CTACTCAATGAGAAATCCGCTTTGAGCCAGCGTTCTCAGCAAATTGTGCGCACTGTGCTGGGTGGAATCCTCAAGGAGCAGGTGCCCGGCAACGGAAATCAGGCCTGCAGTGCCGAGAAAACCCTGAAACTTCTGGCGGAACGTTACTATGCTGGAAACGGAGCCGATGACAACTGGCCATTGGTGCTGCGCACAATGCAGTCAGATATGGATCACTTGGGCCTTACACCCAATGATAATTACAAGCTGGCCCTTAAAGCTCTCGGCCAGTGCATCTTCTTTATACACAAGTGCAAGCTGGAGCCCAAGGTGCTGCCCATGGCGCGTTATCAGCTATATGTGCCGCCCGATCAACTGGAGGATGCCAAGCCGGCGGTGGCCTCCACCCTGAGACGCTCCCACATGGTACTGGATGCCACTACGTTGTCGAACCTCAGGATTATCGGCGAGGAACACTCCTTGCTCTCCACTTTGGATCACTGCTGCACCAAGTTCGGAAAGCGACTGCTGCACCACTGGCTTTGCGCTCCGAGCTGCGATGTGGCGGTCATCAAGGAGCGACAGGATGCCATTGGCGAGCTAATGCGAATGACCAGCGAACTGCAGGAAGTTCGCGCTTTGCTAGCTCCAATGCCGGATTTGGAACGAAATCTGGCCCAGATTCACCTATTTGGAAACAAGCGGATAAAGCAGATGGATCACCCGGATTCCCGGGCGATTCTCTTCGAGGAGAAGATATATAACAAGCAAAAGCTACTGGGATTCATGGCCGTTCTCAAGGGATTTAACGCCCTCACCAAGCTGCCTACGATGTTCCATCAGTGCGAAACAGCTTTGCTCAGGAGGATTACCCAGCTGCCGGAATCTGAAGGTACTTTTCCCGACCTTAGCAAGGAGCTACAATATTTTGCCACTGCCTTTGACCATGATGCAGCTGCTAAAACGGGTGTGATTGCGCCTCAAGCGGGAATGGATGCTGAGTACGATGCGGCAATGGATTCCATAGGTGAGATTGAGAAGCGCCTGAAATCATATCTTGAGGAGCAAGAGCGACACTTTGGCTGCCGCATTACCTACTTCGGAAGCGACAAGAAGCGTTACCAGTTGGATGTGCCGGAAAGCCATGCCAGTAAGGCCAATAAATCCTATTCCTTGGAAGGACAGACAAAGGGAAAGAAACCATGTCGTCGCTACACCACTGCTGAAACAAGAGCTCTGCTGAAGGACATGCAGCACGCTGAAGAGACAAGGAACACTGTGCTAAAAGATCTGGCGCGTCGTCTCTTCGAgaagttttcaaattattacGACCAGTGGAAGCAATGCATCGATTGCGTCGCCAACCTGGATGTCCTGTGCTCACTAGCCGAATACGCTGGCCAACAGATGGTTATTTGCGTGCCAGAGTTGGTCTCTGGTACGGAGCAGCCGTTTATCCAACTGGAGGAGGGCTACCACCCTTGCGTCAATGCATCCACCTATATACCCAATGGCCTGGAATTAGGCACCGCATCGGAGGCGCCACTATCCCTGCTCACTGGTCCCAATATGGGCGGCAAAAGTACGCTGATGCGGGAAGTGGGACTCCTCGTAATTATGGCGCAAATT gGCGCCCACATTCCCGCTACTACCTGTCGTCTTTCGTTGGTGGACAGAATATTCACGCGCCTAGGTGCTCAGGATGACATTCTTGCCGGGCACAGTACCTTCCTCGTGGAGCTTAACGAAACGTCACTCATTCTTAAGCATGCCACTTGCCATTCGCTTGTGTTGCTCGACGAACTCGGCAGGGGAACCGCCACTTATGATGGCACAGCGATTGCTGCCTCTGTTGTGAACTTCCTGGCCAATCTCAAGTGTCGCACTCTGTTCTCCACGCACTATCACAATCTGATTGATTTCTTCCACGACGACAAGAGAATCACACTGGGTCACATGGCCTGCATGGTGGAGAACGAAGACAATGCGGATCCCACCCAAGAAACGGTCACGTTCCTGTACAAGTACACAGCCGGTGCCTGTCCCAAATCGTATGGCTTTAACGCTGCCAAGCTAGCTGGAATGCCTCAGGGAATTATAAAGCGGGCCTATGAG CTTTCCAAGAAAGTCGAAGCCATTGCTCTGCAGCGCAAGATTACGACCAAGATCGTAGCTGCCACCGCCGGAAACGAAGACTCCAAAAAGGAGAAATTAACTGCTCTCAAGGATTTACTAAAGCAGTTAAAAATGTGCCAAGTTTAA
- the LOC6534457 gene encoding peroxisomal biogenesis factor 3 gives MLSRLQDFLSRHRRKFIVTGVLVGGTIFAARYAQRRFVEFQEKQAREFFERTRRTTHFESTEKTCNQVILGMGEEMCQAVLRECSTEELLEQLRQNPKNKLELWEDMKIVAFTRLATYVYASSMLVIALRVQLNLLGGYIYRDIMTEQKQVTDELKQQYLSLIRHFITESGIRDLARYIRTQVIAVTKTMPLSQQLSLGDLEQLFWSLQMAINADTRRDPNSRMSKYLLPSQNPSHSPLLQKMFNETLDLLESEDAIGVCSHNVSRGFVLACDAIAESMGETLQHLPQAEVQTQQEQNLKFNQAGSSGAKNTKSLNGLENNNLLNINRVLLALAKLIPIISGLTSRGFDTTSRPHNLPTQLLTFYVVAEKTKTLGANVYESFSSA, from the coding sequence ATGCTGTCGCGCCTGCAGGACTTCTTGTCACGCCACCGGCGAAAGTTCATAGTGACCGGCGTTCTGGTGGGCGGTACCATCTTTGCGGCACGATATGCCCAGCGTCGATTTGTGGAGTTCCAGGAGAAACAGGCCAGGGAATTCTTTGAGAGAACGCGTCGCACGACCCACTTTGAGTCGACGGAGAAGACGTGCAACCAGGTGATCCTGGGGATGGGCGAGGAGATGTGTCAGGCGGTGCTCAGGGAGTGCAGCACGGAAGAGCTGCTCGAGCAGTTGCGCCAGAATCCAAAGAACAAGCTGGAACTCTGGGAGGACATGAAGATTGTGGCGTTCACAAGGCTAGCCACATACGTCTACGCCTCCTCCATGCTGGTTATTGCTCTGAGGGTGCAACTAAATCTCCTGGGTGGCTACATCTATCGGGACATCATGACGGAACAGAAGCAAGTCACAGACGAGCTGAAGCAGCAGTATCTCTCCCTCATCCGACACTTTATCACGGAGTCGGGCATCCGGGATCTAGCCCGATATATACGCACCCAGGTCATCGCTGTCACCAAGACCATGCCGCTCTCCCAACAGCTTTCTCTTGGCGACTTGGAGCAGCTGTTTTGGTCGCTGCAAATGGCCATCAATGCGGACACTCGTCGGGATCCCAACTCGCGAATGAGCAAGTATCTGCTGCCCAGCCAGAATCCCAGTCATTCGCCGCTGCTGCAGAAGATGTTCAACGAGACGCTTGATCTGCTGGAGAGCGAGGATGCCATTGGGGTCTGCTCGCACAATGTAAGCCGTGGATTCGTGCTAGCCTGCGATGCCATTGCCGAAAGCATGGGCGAAACTTTGCAACATCTGCCGCAAGCTGAAGTGCAAACCCAGCAGGAACAGAACCTGAAGTTCAACCAGGCAGGAAGCTCAGGCGCCAAAAACACGAAGAGCCTAAACGGTCTGGAGAACAACAACTTGCTGAACATCAACCGAGTGCTGTTGGCGTTGGCCAAGCTCATTCCAATCATCAGTGGTCTCACCTCGAGGGGCTTCGATACCACTTCGCGACCCCACAATCTGCCTACCCAGCTGCTCACCTTTTACGTGGTCGCCGAGAAGACAAAGACGCTGGGGGCCAACGTCTACGAAAGCTTCAGCTCCGCTTAG